From the genome of Bacillus carboniphilus:
ATCCTCATTAAATCCTTTCTATAAATAAGGAGTACAGCGAGTAGCGATGCAAAATTCATTAAAACTTCAAAGCTAAAATCATTATCAGGTACTGTGATTCCTAGTAATTCTTGCGCTAACACTAAGTGACCACTTGACGATATTGGAATCGGCTCCGTAAAACCTTGTAGTGCTCCAAGAAATGCATATTTCAATAAAATCATTAACTCTTCCATTTAAACACTCCTCAATCTCAATACGGCAGGTATGTAAAAATTCATTTCTAGTCATTCTCTTTTGTATGTAAAAAATGTGTCACCTTAACATTATGTCTAATTGAATTACCTCTTGCAACCTCTGATTCAGTAAATCTATTATCTTTTTATGGAAATTAAAATTGAAAAAGCACAAGTATCACTACCTGTGCTTCAATCATTACTTTTTAATTGGGATCCAAATCTCACTATAATAACCTTCTTGGTATGGGTCTTCTTTGCTACAATAGACTTCCATCTCAGGTCCACCTGCGTGTTCATACCCAGTTGAAGGAAACCACTCTGAATAAATTCTCTCCCACACCGTTTGCATAGCTTCTGGCATGGCACCCCGAACTGGAAATACAGCCCAAGAAGCTGAAGGGATTTCTCTTTCTTCCCAATCATCTGGTACTTCCGTAATCTTTTTCTCTGCACCTATTAAATAGGTTAAGTTTTCTTGCTGTTTATCAAAGTCCATACAAATCCCAAGAAGCCCTAGTGGCCCACAGTTCTTGGCAAGCTCTTTTGAAAAACCATTTTCATTGGACTCCTTCCAGAACACAGGAATCTTTCGGTTATTTTCTCCCCCGACAATGGACATTCTTATGCTTTTACCGACAACTGAGAAGGCTTCTTTTTCAATAATCTTATACTCCATTTCTACATCTCCCTTTAACTGTAGTTGAAAAGAGAGTCTTGGATAGGCCTTCAAAGATTGGCTATCTTTTTTGGCAGCGGACGGGCTAATCCCATGAATGCGCCGAAACGCTTTCGTAAAAGCTTCTGGCGATTCATACCCAAACTTCATCGCCACATCAATCACCTTTGCATGAGAGTGAACGATCTCCTGTGCGGCTAACGTAATGCGACGATTCCGGATATACTCACTCACGGTAAAACCTGTAAGCATATTGAACATTCTTTGGAAATGAAACTTAGACATACAAGCAATCGAAGCAATGTCCTCGATGACAAGTTCTTTATCTAAATGACTTTCAATATACTCAATGCTTTCTACCATTCTTTGAAGTCCTTCCAATGTGTTCTCTCTCCTTTCTATTTACAGTTTATCAACATAGATTAATAGAATCCTGTTCATCAGTGCTTATTGATGACAGACTTATTTCTCCCAAATCTCAATCCATCTACCTTCCGGATCTTGTATCCAAATAAAAGTACCATACTCACTTTTCTCCGGTTCCCTTAATAGAGGCACGCCAATCTTTTTGAAATGTTCCATCCACGCTTTGATATCTTCAACTTGAAAATTCAACATGACAGCCTGGTCCTGCGGAAAATAGTTGCTTTCTTCTTTAAAAAAAGCAAAATGAGTCTCATTGTCCGCATCTGGTTTCATTACGGTGCCATTCCAATCCTCCATATTAATTCCTAATGTTTCTTTGTACCATTTCTTCAAAGAATCAATATCCTTAGTTCTCCAAAAAATCCCGCCAAATCCTTTAATTTTCATAAAGTCCTCCTATTTGTTTTATTGAATAAGTACTACAAACGTATACGAAATTTCACCTTCAACCCATGTTGCTCGGACCTCGTAAATGTACTTGCCAGGAGAATCAGGAAGTGTAAACTTATTATCTTGCAAACTAACTTCACGATCTAAACCACCTGCATTCACCAAATAAAGAGTCAGCGTTGGTGTATTTTCTATGTGGATCGTAACTTCTTGTTTTGGGTTAGAGGAAATCGGGTCAATATGCGGAGCCATCTGGAGTGGCGAAGCATGGTCCGTTTGCTCAACCATCGTTTTACCAAACCCTAATTTCTTCTCCCACTTGTAACCTCCTCTTTCCAAATCGTAAAGTTCCCCACCTAATTGGAATTGTGCTTTAAAGTCAGGGAGAATGCTTTCACTCTTCTCATTAGTTGCAGAGCTAGAACAACCAACCATTACTAGCGATAACAGGACAATGAATATATGATGCCGTTTAATCAACTTCATGCTAAAAGCCCCCTTTATAAAATTAGACTAATGGGGTATTTTGAAAGTTTCATATTTAAATCTTAATCTTCTTATGCAATCCTACCATATAATCCCATTATATTATTATTAAACTACAATTTTCCTCTTGTTAACTCTTACTTTTCTGTCTGTGTAACGATTGGATTAATGGAAACATAATAATTTTTCTGTAACCCATAAATTCTATCCATAATCATTTGTGAGTTCTCACATATTGAGGTTAGTGGTTTTCCATCAACTAAAGGTGTTTTATCATACACTTTTCTTACTTCCACCTTCACTGCACCTGAAAAATCCACTTCTTTTATGACAATCTCTTCTGGATGATAAAGAATGACATCTAACATATCCACCACTTCCTTTATTCCAGAGTTTTGCAACAAAGAAATGAGTTCATAATTCGTAAGATCTTGTATTGTACCAGCCTTGACCATACTTGAATTTGAGTAAATAGAAATTGCTTGAGCAAGCATTCCATCTAACGCTAATAAAGTAGGACTAAGAAAGCTTTGATGATCATAGTAAATTGCCTCTAAAATCTGACGGCCTATTTGGAGGTCAGCTTCTACATAATGTCCGTTAAATGATATTCTCTGCAAAATGTCTGGAGGATTTAAGTCACTTTTCCCTAGCATATAAGCATCACGAAGAAAACTATCTAAATGATCAGCACCCAAGTATGTCGTTTTATGAGTTAACGGAGAATCTGAATTCAACAAGTCTATGATTCTTGATGGACTAAAACCATGATTTAATAAAATTTCTGCAATCTCTCCCCCACTTATTTTTTGCTCCGTAATCGTATGATGGTTAAACCCCAATGTTTTTTCGACAGCATGTGAAAACGGAAGGTGACCTATATCATGGAGAAAAGCTGCTATACGAAGTTCTTCTTCTTTAGGAAAAAATGTAGCGATAGTGGCCCATACACCAATGGTATGTTCAAATCTAGAATGTTTCGCAGAGGAGATAAGAGATCCCGTTCCATAATGAGAGAGATGTTTTAACCTGTTTAAGGTTTTACTCTTTAAAAGCTCTCTTTCCCAAGGGAAGGTTTTGATTTTAGTTTGATAAAAGGGTTCAAAAACTTCATCTGAATTTACAAATACATAGTGCATGTTATGACCTCCTAAAAATTGAAAAGAGCCGGCTTCAAATCTATTCTCATAGAGATGAAACCGGCCCATTGTATTCAATGAGAGTGGTTACTTACCACGGTTTAACAGTTCATAGTTGTATAATACCAATTTAGGTATAAATAGACAATAGTATTTTTTCCGGACACACGTTCCGTTATATACCTTAAAAAGCCCTGTCTTCTAAATTTCGCGGACTCTCATTCCGCTATTTACTAATTTTGACCCTAAATTAGCCCAAAATCACCCCAATAACGGAACGTCTGTCCGTTGCTAAGCTAAAATGGGCCGTTTTTCTAAGAATAACGGAACCTGTGTCCGCCTTGCCTACTCTCGCACACTGCAAACAGAGTACACCGACACAACTTTCTCCCATCTATGTATCGTTTTTTCTAAAGTCATCCCAATCCGTTCAGCCACTTTTGCAGAAGGTTTATTCCGAACATCTACAAAGGAAATGAGCCTTTCTACATCAAGCACCTTAAACCCATATTGCTTACACGCAATCGCCGCTTCAGTCGCATAGCCGTTCCCCCATACCCGCCGAGCAAACAAGTAACCAATCTCCATTTCCATAACGCCCTCTAACTCTTGTGGAACAATTCCGCATTGTCCTAAAAAATCACCCGTCACTTTGTCCTCTACAATCCATAGACCTACTCCATAGTCGGCATAATTATTTAGGGTCCAGCCAATCCACTTTCTAGTCTGATCTTCATTTTTAGTAGAAGGATAGTATTCCATTGCTACAGGGTCAGAGAAAATCTCCATTAAATTACCGATATCCTCATCATTCATTTTTCTTAGGACTAATCTATCAGTAGTTAATACCGTCCTATCTTCCATTTCATCACCCCTAATTCACCGGCACATATCCAGACAATTCAACGATTTTTTGACCTTGTTCCGATATCATCCAATCAATAAATGGTTCAATGTTCGAATTCTTATTTCCTGCCGTTATCGCATAAAACTCACCAATAATCGGGTAGCTTCCATTTTTAATATTTTCCTTGGTTGGTAATACTCCCTCAACTTCTATATTTTTTATTTTCCCCAGATCCACCATATCTTGAGAAAAGTGTCTAAACGAAAAACCAATAGCGTTGGTTTTATTTCGGTAGTTCGTTGTTTCCCGAATAATACCACCCATTCCCGTAACGATGTCCTCAGAAGGTGGAACCATTAAAGGAATGTCACCCATCAGGTTCTGTAAAGCGGACTGGCTTCCACTATCTTCAGGTCTTTGATAAGCCCGGATTTTCTGGTTCTTACCGCCCACTTCCTTCCAGTTCGTGATTTCCCCAGAGTAAATACCTTGGATTTCTTCAATTGTTAACTCCTCCACTGGATTATCGGAGTGAACAAAGAACACAAACGCTTCCCTGCCAATAGGAGTTAATTCTAATTCGAATCCCATACTCTTCGCTCTTTCCATTTGATTTTCAGACGGGTGTGCCGTAAAAATGATATCTGAATGTCCGTAAAATAAACTGTGGAAAGCACCACTGGTTTGTCTGGAAACTACTTCACTATTATCCTGATTGTATTCCTTTTCGGGATAGACTGCTTGAGCAAATGCTGCATACACTGGATATAAAGCTGTTGCCCCATCTAATTTCGGTAAATTCGATTTGGTTATTTTAAAAGTCGATTCTTCATCCAACTTCACAGCTTTAGTATTCTCCTTAAATGGCTGATACTCAGACAAATCGACATCCTGTGTACTCACAATTTCAAGACTCTCCTCATAAGCCTGGTACCCCTCAAACGTAACTACCGAACCTATCAACAATCCAATTATGACCCCCACAATAACCCTCGGTACTTTCCTTGATAAATATCCGTAAATTGCTAGAATGATCATAACCATCACCCCAATGGTCAGAGCGATAAAAAATGGAACATAAAACTCTGCGTCTCTAGATAAAGAGGCAAAGATCGTCACCACAAACCCAATAATCCCTAATGCCCCTATGATGAAAATACTCCCTATAAACCTCACTCTTCTCCCCCCATGAACTCACGTTTCAGTAGTTCCATTAAACCATTCGGAAATAACACTTTATGCTCTAATTCTTTCAATGAAATCCACCGAGCTTGAGTGACAATATTCCCTTCAGTAACTGTAAAAACGTCTCTCTTATAGAGACTAGGATCTTTAAACTCAACTACATAAATTTGAGTTATTTCATGCGCCATGTCTTCTTCAATCGTATATATGTTCTCTAAACAAGTTATATAGCGTGATATAAAAACCTCAACATCCAATTCCTCTTTAAACTCTCTCTTTAGAGTCTCAACTGACCTTTCACCGAACTCAATGGTTCCTCCAATCGGCCGATAAAATGCCCCGGTTCCTCTAGAATGTTTCCCTGCTTGTTCCTCTAAAAGTATGTAATCACCGTTTACGATAAGACCTAATGCATTTGC
Proteins encoded in this window:
- a CDS encoding AraC family transcriptional regulator; translation: MEGLQRMVESIEYIESHLDKELVIEDIASIACMSKFHFQRMFNMLTGFTVSEYIRNRRITLAAQEIVHSHAKVIDVAMKFGYESPEAFTKAFRRIHGISPSAAKKDSQSLKAYPRLSFQLQLKGDVEMEYKIIEKEAFSVVGKSIRMSIVGGENNRKIPVFWKESNENGFSKELAKNCGPLGLLGICMDFDKQQENLTYLIGAEKKITEVPDDWEEREIPSASWAVFPVRGAMPEAMQTVWERIYSEWFPSTGYEHAGGPEMEVYCSKEDPYQEGYYSEIWIPIKK
- a CDS encoding VOC family protein, with translation MKIKGFGGIFWRTKDIDSLKKWYKETLGINMEDWNGTVMKPDADNETHFAFFKEESNYFPQDQAVMLNFQVEDIKAWMEHFKKIGVPLLREPEKSEYGTFIWIQDPEGRWIEIWEK
- a CDS encoding HD domain-containing protein, giving the protein MHYVFVNSDEVFEPFYQTKIKTFPWERELLKSKTLNRLKHLSHYGTGSLISSAKHSRFEHTIGVWATIATFFPKEEELRIAAFLHDIGHLPFSHAVEKTLGFNHHTITEQKISGGEIAEILLNHGFSPSRIIDLLNSDSPLTHKTTYLGADHLDSFLRDAYMLGKSDLNPPDILQRISFNGHYVEADLQIGRQILEAIYYDHQSFLSPTLLALDGMLAQAISIYSNSSMVKAGTIQDLTNYELISLLQNSGIKEVVDMLDVILYHPEEIVIKEVDFSGAVKVEVRKVYDKTPLVDGKPLTSICENSQMIMDRIYGLQKNYYVSINPIVTQTEK
- a CDS encoding GNAT family N-acetyltransferase; this encodes MEDRTVLTTDRLVLRKMNDEDIGNLMEIFSDPVAMEYYPSTKNEDQTRKWIGWTLNNYADYGVGLWIVEDKVTGDFLGQCGIVPQELEGVMEMEIGYLFARRVWGNGYATEAAIACKQYGFKVLDVERLISFVDVRNKPSAKVAERIGMTLEKTIHRWEKVVSVYSVCSVRE
- a CDS encoding PstS family phosphate ABC transporter substrate-binding protein, with amino-acid sequence MRFIGSIFIIGALGIIGFVVTIFASLSRDAEFYVPFFIALTIGVMVMIILAIYGYLSRKVPRVIVGVIIGLLIGSVVTFEGYQAYEESLEIVSTQDVDLSEYQPFKENTKAVKLDEESTFKITKSNLPKLDGATALYPVYAAFAQAVYPEKEYNQDNSEVVSRQTSGAFHSLFYGHSDIIFTAHPSENQMERAKSMGFELELTPIGREAFVFFVHSDNPVEELTIEEIQGIYSGEITNWKEVGGKNQKIRAYQRPEDSGSQSALQNLMGDIPLMVPPSEDIVTGMGGIIRETTNYRNKTNAIGFSFRHFSQDMVDLGKIKNIEVEGVLPTKENIKNGSYPIIGEFYAITAGNKNSNIEPFIDWMISEQGQKIVELSGYVPVN
- a CDS encoding NUDIX hydrolase, with amino-acid sequence MGPRANALGLIVNGDYILLEEQAGKHSRGTGAFYRPIGGTIEFGERSVETLKREFKEELDVEVFISRYITCLENIYTIEEDMAHEITQIYVVEFKDPSLYKRDVFTVTEGNIVTQARWISLKELEHKVLFPNGLMELLKREFMGGEE